The Henckelia pumila isolate YLH828 chromosome 2, ASM3356847v2, whole genome shotgun sequence genome includes a window with the following:
- the LOC140883388 gene encoding uncharacterized protein isoform X2, which produces MSPTNKMLERALSTRRTPHAGEDGGGEETGDESKTRKHMSVAMRITNYLTRTGYLWPILIIALLTIVIISSFLYHTHDLVCISVSSSDHTSRLRFFGFDGLESDFGSLGVPWCRSKHGKTVEWTSKDLLNALEEFVPIYETRPIKNNMYGMGFDHSFGLWFITQWLKPDLMIESGAFKGHSTWVLRQAMPDTPIVSLSPRHPEKYLKKGPAYVDGNCTYFAGKDFVDFGSMDWAKVMKKHGIKDLSRVLIFFDDHQNELKRLKQALKAGFKHLVFEDNYDTGTGDHYSFRQICDQFYIRGGGHTCFKDSDEARIRFRRNKFWDKAVDIVELCGPGEAWWGVRGHMRDDFNHSNKAITYTEHFENSRFVESVLDVYWELPPVAGPSLTHQTRYLNQKHDTIEFGESVWFRVLVILD; this is translated from the exons ATGTCGCCTACGAACAAAATGCTAGAGAGAGCACTTTCTACAAGGCGAACGCCGCATGCCGGCGAAGACGGCGGCGGCGAAGAAACCGGGGACGAGTCCAAGACACGGAAGCACATGTCCGTCGCTATGCGGATCACTAATTATCTCACACGAACTGGATACCTCTGGCCCATTCTCATCATCGCCCTCCTTACTATCGTCAttatctcttcttttctttatcATACTCATGATTTGGTCTGCATCTCCGTCTCCTCGTCCGATCACACTTCGCGGTTGAGATTCTTCGGGTTCGACGGTCTCGAATCTGATTTCGGATCTCTTGGGGTTCCCTGGT GCAGATCGAAACATGGAAAAACTGTTGAATGGACATCCAAGGATTTACTCAACGCTCTTGAGGAGTTTGTGCCAATATATGAGACCCGACCTATAAAGAACAACATGTATGGGATGGGATTTGACCATAGTtttggactttggtttatcacACAATGGCTCAAGCCTGACTTGATGATTGAAAGCGGAGCTTTTAAGGGACATTCTACATGGGTTTTAAGGCAGGCAATGCCAGATACGCCTATTGTGTCACTTTCCCCTCGTCATCCAGAAAAATACCTTAAGAAAGGACCTGCTTATGTTGATGGAAATTGCACATATTTTGCTGGAAAGGACTTTGTTGATTTTGGGAGCATGGATTGGGCAAAAGTGATGAAGAAACACGGGATAAAAGATCTCAGCCGAGTTTTAATCTTCTTTGATGATCATCAAAATGAACTAAAAAG ATTAAAGCAAGCACTTAAAGCTGGCTTCAAGCATCTAGTTTTTGAGGACAACTATGATACTGGAACTGGGGACCATTATTCCTTCAGGCAAATATGTGATCAATTTTACATAAGAG GTGGCGGACATACCTGTTTCAAAGATAGCGATGAAGCCAGGATAAGATTTAGAAGGAACAAATTCTGGGACAAAGCAGTTGATATAGTCGAGCTCTGTGGACCCGGAGAAGCCTGGTGGGGTGTAAGAGGGCATATGCGGGATGATTTTAACCACAGCAACAAGGCAATCACTTATACTGAACATTTTGAGAACAGCAGATTTGTGGAGTCAGTGCTCGATGTTTACTGGGAGCTCCCCCCTGTTGCTGGTCCTTCATTAACACATCAAACAAG GTATCTGAACCAGAAACATGATACCATTGAATTCGGGGAATCGGTTTGGTTTCGAGTGCTCGTGATTTTGGATTAA
- the LOC140883388 gene encoding uncharacterized protein isoform X1, which yields MSPTNKMLERALSTRRTPHAGEDGGGEETGDESKTRKHMSVAMRITNYLTRTGYLWPILIIALLTIVIISSFLYHTHDLVCISVSSSDHTSRLRFFGFDGLESDFGSLGVPWCRSKHGKTVEWTSKDLLNALEEFVPIYETRPIKNNMYGMGFDHSFGLWFITQWLKPDLMIESGAFKGHSTWVLRQAMPDTPIVSLSPRHPEKYLKKGPAYVDGNCTYFAGKDFVDFGSMDWAKVMKKHGIKDLSRVLIFFDDHQNELKRLKQALKAGFKHLVFEDNYDTGTGDHYSFRQICDQFYIRGGGHTCFKDSDEARIRFRRNKFWDKAVDIVELCGPGEAWWGVRGHMRDDFNHSNKAITYTEHFENSRFVESVLDVYWELPPVAGPSLTHQTRYDPARASPPVIEDGRYGLFKRLGLSQFDNSVFNGYTQMVYLQVSEPET from the exons ATGTCGCCTACGAACAAAATGCTAGAGAGAGCACTTTCTACAAGGCGAACGCCGCATGCCGGCGAAGACGGCGGCGGCGAAGAAACCGGGGACGAGTCCAAGACACGGAAGCACATGTCCGTCGCTATGCGGATCACTAATTATCTCACACGAACTGGATACCTCTGGCCCATTCTCATCATCGCCCTCCTTACTATCGTCAttatctcttcttttctttatcATACTCATGATTTGGTCTGCATCTCCGTCTCCTCGTCCGATCACACTTCGCGGTTGAGATTCTTCGGGTTCGACGGTCTCGAATCTGATTTCGGATCTCTTGGGGTTCCCTGGT GCAGATCGAAACATGGAAAAACTGTTGAATGGACATCCAAGGATTTACTCAACGCTCTTGAGGAGTTTGTGCCAATATATGAGACCCGACCTATAAAGAACAACATGTATGGGATGGGATTTGACCATAGTtttggactttggtttatcacACAATGGCTCAAGCCTGACTTGATGATTGAAAGCGGAGCTTTTAAGGGACATTCTACATGGGTTTTAAGGCAGGCAATGCCAGATACGCCTATTGTGTCACTTTCCCCTCGTCATCCAGAAAAATACCTTAAGAAAGGACCTGCTTATGTTGATGGAAATTGCACATATTTTGCTGGAAAGGACTTTGTTGATTTTGGGAGCATGGATTGGGCAAAAGTGATGAAGAAACACGGGATAAAAGATCTCAGCCGAGTTTTAATCTTCTTTGATGATCATCAAAATGAACTAAAAAG ATTAAAGCAAGCACTTAAAGCTGGCTTCAAGCATCTAGTTTTTGAGGACAACTATGATACTGGAACTGGGGACCATTATTCCTTCAGGCAAATATGTGATCAATTTTACATAAGAG GTGGCGGACATACCTGTTTCAAAGATAGCGATGAAGCCAGGATAAGATTTAGAAGGAACAAATTCTGGGACAAAGCAGTTGATATAGTCGAGCTCTGTGGACCCGGAGAAGCCTGGTGGGGTGTAAGAGGGCATATGCGGGATGATTTTAACCACAGCAACAAGGCAATCACTTATACTGAACATTTTGAGAACAGCAGATTTGTGGAGTCAGTGCTCGATGTTTACTGGGAGCTCCCCCCTGTTGCTGGTCCTTCATTAACACATCAAACAAGGTACGATCCAGCTCGTGCATCTCCTCCTGTCATAGAAGATGGTAGGTATGGCCTATTCAAGAGGCTAGGCTTGTCCCAATTTGATAATTCCGTGTTCAATGGATACACTCAAATGGTGTATCTTCAGGTATCTGAACCAGAAACATGA